In Falco naumanni isolate bFalNau1 chromosome 5, bFalNau1.pat, whole genome shotgun sequence, the following are encoded in one genomic region:
- the TCF20 gene encoding transcription factor 20 isoform X5, which yields MQSFREQSSYHGNQQSYPQEVHGSSRLEEFSPRQQAQMFQSFGGGAGSGRRGATGASTAMPGSAQYQQQASGQQQQVQQLRQQIYQSHQPLPQASSQSASSTSHLQPMQRPSTLPSSASGYQLRVGQFSQHYQPPSSSSSSSFPSPQRFGQSGQNYDGSYSVNSGSQYEGHAVGSNAQAYGTQSNYSFQTQPMKSFEQSKLPQSGQQGQQQQHPPQHVMQYSNAATKLSLQSQVGQYSQTEVPVRSPMQFHQNFSPISNPSPAASVVQSPSCSSTPSPLMPGGENLQCGQGNMSMGSRNRILQMMPQLSPTPSMMPSPNAHAGGFKGFGLEGLQEKRLTDPGLSSLSALSSQVANLPNTVQHMLLSDALAPQKKNSKRSSSSKKADSCTNSEGSSQAEEQLKSPLAESLDGGCSSSSEDHGERVRQLSGQSTSSDNTYKGGNLERSNSSPAQGSQNEPSKLSSSPAAREEVASPDGKEAVVAVENAPKVNEKAVGVIVSREAMTGRVEKSGGQDKPAQEDASTATQAPASASGTKEAGHTGAQAETQGGSKGSKSGDNTNHNGEGNSQPGHAVVGPNFPARTEPSKSPGSLRYSYKDSIAAGIQRNIGGFPQYPSGQEKGDFPGHSERKGRNEKFPSLLQEVLQGYHHHPDRRYSRNAQEHSGMAGSLEGAMRPNILISQTNELTNRGLLNKSMGSLLEGPHWGPWDRKSSGTASDMKQINLADYPIARKFDVESQSSAHEGGALSERRSVICDISPLRQLVRDPGPHPMGHMGPEARSGRSERLAPGLSQSVILPGGLVSMETKMKAHSGQIKEEDFEQSKSSASLNNKKTGDHCHPAGIKHESFRGNASPGAAVSDAAPDYIPQQDSRSTQMRRAPGRTGSSRGKSPSQFQDLADKLKMSPGRSRGPGTDLHHMNPHMTLSERVNRGSLHSAYPQNSEGPSLASAYHTNARPHAFGDPNQSLNSQYHYKRQIYQQQQEEYKDWASSTAQGVIAAAQHRQEGARKSPRQQQFLERVRSPLKNDKDGMMYLQGSSYHDTGSQEVGRCVMGSDSTQSKCTELKHGNQKLQHHESGWDLSRQTSPAKSSGPLGAANQKRFCPQESDGHRREESTDLPKPSNAMLRLPGQEDQSPQNPLIMRRRVRSFISPIPTKRQPQDMKNSGSEDKGRLMTSAKEGTDKTYNSYAHSSQSQDVGKSVAKGDSFKDLPSPDNRNCPAVSLTSPAKTKILPPRKGRGLKLEAIVQKITSPNIRRSVSTNSAETGADTVTLDDILSLKSGPEGGGVSGHGPEAEKRKGEISSDQVGPASQDTTGEITVPRSSEEWQSSEDDKTKKEVPETASIGKEGAGSSAAPPPSQKSGGQGRSDGSVSGGGSLTFSDSKTISPSSVFTSESNPKSEEKDGDVTNISPKPDGFPPKGYFPSGKKKGRPIGSVNKQKKQQQQQQQQQLPPPPPPPPVPSQSSEGVGGGEPKPKRQRRERRKPAAQPRKRKPRRAAPIVEPQEPEIKLKYATQSVDKTDSKNKSFFPYIHVVNKCELGAVCTIINAEEEEQNKLVRGRKGQRSSTPPPSNAESKVLPTSTFMLQGPVVTESSVLGHLVCCLCGKWASYRNMGDLFGPFYPQDYAATLPKNPPPKRATEMQSKVKVRHKSASNGSKTDTEEEEEQQQQKEQRSLAAHPRFKRRHRSEDCSGASRSLSRGASCKKATTDGGSGGEKTPLDTKPSMPTSEGGTELELQIPELPLDSNEFWVHEGCILWANGIYLVCGRLYGLQEAVEIAREMKCSHCQEPGATLGCYNKGCSFRYHYPCAIDADCLLNEENFSVRCPKHKPLLPCSLPSLQNKMVKGSLSTEQSERG from the exons aTGCAGTCCTTTCGGGAGCAAAGTAGTTATCACGGAAACCAGCAGAGCTACCCGCAGGAAGTGCACGGTTCATCCCGACTGGAAGAGTTCAGCCCTCGCCAGCAGGCCCAGATGTTCCAGAGCTTtggaggaggtgctggcagTGGACGTCGTGGAGCAACAGGAGCCTCTACAGCAATGCCTG GGAGTGCCCAGTATCAGCAGCAGGCttctggccagcagcagcaggtgcagcaGCTGAGACAGCAGATCTATCAATCTCATCAGCCTTTACCCCAGGCTTCCAGCCAGTCTGCTTCTAGCACCTCACACTTGCAGCCAATGCAGCGTCCATCCaccctgccttcctctgcttctgggTACCAATTACGAGTGGGTCAGTTCAGCCAACACTATCAGCCACCTTCATCGTCATcatcctcctctttcccctccccgCAGCGTTTTGGCCAGTCAGGACAGAACTATGATGGAAGCTACAGTGTGAATTCTGGGTCGCAGTATGAAGGTCATGCTGTGGGTTCCAATGCACAGGCATATGGGACCCAGTCAAACTACAGCTTTCAGACTCAACCGATGAAAAGCTTCGAGCAGTCTAAGCTGCCCCAAAGTGGGCAACAggggcagcagcaacagcaccCACCTCAGCATGTAATGCAGTATTCAAATGCTGCCACCAAGCTCTCTCTTCAAAGTCAAGTGGGACAGTACAGCCAGACTGAAGTTCCTGTAAGGTCACCGATGCAGTTCCACCAAAACTTCAGTCCAATCTCTAATCCATCTCCTGCAGCATCTGTGGTTCAGTCTCCAAGCTGCAGCTCTACCCCTTCTCCACTCATGCCAGGTGGAGAAAATCTCCAGTGTGGGCAAGGCAACATGTCTATGGGTTCTAGAAACCGAATTCTGCAGATGATGCCTCAGCTTAGTCCTACGCCATCTATGATGCCAAGCCCCAATGCTCATGCAGGGGGATTCAAagggtttgggctggaaggactgcaggaaaaaaggctCACAGATccagggctgagcagcctgAGTGCTCTTAGTTCTCAAGTGGCCAATCTGCCCAATACAGTCCAGCACATGTTGCTTTCGGATGCCTTGGCacctcagaagaaaaattccaaaAGGTCATCCTCGTCAAAGAAGGCTGACAGCTGCACCAACTCAGAAGGCTCCTCTCAGGCAGAGGAGCAACTCAAGTCTCCCCTGGCAGAGTCCCTTGATGGTGGCTGTTCCAGTAGTTCAGAGGATCATGGGGAAAGGGTGAGACAGCTGAGTGGCCAAAGCACCAGCTCAGACAACACTTACAAAGGGGGTAACTTGGAGAGATCCAACTCCTCACCAGCACAAGGCTCTCAGAATGAGCCATCAAaactcagcagcagcccagcagctaGGGAAGAGGTGGCCTCCCCTGATGGGAAGGAAGCTGTAGTGGCCGTGGAAAATGCCCCAAAAGTGAATGAAAAGGCAGTTGGGGTGATTGTTTCCCGGGAAGCCATGACAGGAAGAGTAGAAAAGTCAGGCGGACAAGATAAACCTGCACAAGAAGATGCTTCCACAGCCACTCAGGCACCAGCTAGTGCTAGTGGAACGAAAGAAGCTGGGCATACAGGGGCACAGGCAGAAACTCAAGGAGGAAGTAAAGGGAGCAAAAGTGGAGATAACACTAACCACAATGGAGAGGGGAACAGCCAGCCTGGTCATGCAGTTGTTGGGCCAAATTTTCCTGCAAGAACAGAACCTTCCAAATCTCCTGGTAGTTTAAGATACAGCTACAAGGATAGTATAGCAGCTGGCATACAGAGAAATATTGGTGGCTTTCCACAGTATCCTTCTGGTCAAGAAAAAGGGGATTTTCCAGGGCACAGTGAGCGCAAAGGCCGGAATGAGAAGTTTCCTAGCCTCCTACAGGAGGTCTTACAGGGGTACCACCATCATCCAGACAGAAGGTATTCTAGGAATGCACAGGAGCATTCTGGGATGGCTGGGAGTTTAGAGGGAGCCATGAGGCCCAATATCTTAATTAGTCAAACCAATGAATTGACCAATAGAGGCCTCTTAAATAAAAGTATGGGGTCTCTCCTGGAAGGCCCTCACTGGGGTCCGTGGGATAGGAAGTCTAGCGGCACAGCTTCTGACATGAAGCAGATAAATCTAGCTGATTACCCTATTGCTAGAAAGTTTGATGTGGAGTCTCAGTCTTCTGCCCATGAAGGAGGAGCACTCTCAGAGAGGAGATCAGTGATCTGTGACATATCTCCATTAAGGCAACTTGTCAGAGATCCTGGCCCTCACCCAATGGGGCACATGGGTCCTGAGGCCAGAAGTGGAAGGAGTGAACGTCTTGCCCCTGGTTTAAGTCAGTCAGTAATACTCCCTGGTGGTTTAGTATCCATGGAAACAAAGATGAAAGCTCACAGTGGGCAAATAAAAGAAGAAGATTTTGAACAGTCAAAGAGCTCAGCTAGtctcaataataaaaaaacaggAGACCATTGTCATCCTGCTGGCATCAAGCATGAATCTTTCCGAGGCAACGCTAGCCCTGGAGCTGCAGTCTCCGATGCTGCTCCAGATTACATTccccagcaggacagcagaTCAACACAAATGAGACGAGCACCTGGCAGAACTGGAAGCAGCAGGGGTAAATCACCTTCTCAGTTTCAGGACCTTGCTGATAAGCTGAAAATGTCaccaggcagaagcagaggcCCAGGGACAGATCTGCATCACATGAACCCACACATGACACTATCTGAAAGAGTTAACAGAGGTTCCTTGCATTCTGCTTACCCTCAGAATTCAGAAGGCCCATCTTTGGCTTCAGCATATCACACAAATGCTAGGCCTCATGCTTTTGGTGACCCTAACCAGAGTTTAAATTCCCAGTATCATTACAAGAGACAGATATACCAGCAACAGCAGGAAGAATACAAAGATTGGGCaagcagcactgctcagggtgtgattgctgcagctcagcacaggcaggaaGGAGCGAGGAAGAGCCCAAGACAACAGCAGTTTCTGGAAAGAGTAAGGAGTCCCTTAAAAAATGACAAGGATGGAATGATGTACCTTCAAGGTAGCTCTTATCATGATACTGGAAGCCAGGAAGTTGGGCGCTGTGTTATGGGGAGTGACAGTACTCAGAGCAAATGCACTGAACTGAAACATGGCAACCAGAAGTTGCAGCATCACGAATCTGGTTGGGACCTCTCTCGGCAAACTTCTCCTGCCAAAAGCAGTGGCCCTCTCGGAGCAGCCAACCAAAAAAGATTTTGTCCTCAAGAAAGCGATGGGCATCGACGAGAGGAATCTACAGATCTGCCCAAGCCTAGTAACGCCATGCTCAGGCTCCCTGGCCAGGAAGACCAGTCTCCTCAAAATCCATTAATTATGAGGAGAAGAGTCCGTTCTTTCATCTCGCCCATCCCTACCAAAAGACAGCCACAGGATATGAAGAACAGTGGTAGTGAAGATAAAGGGCGACTGATGACTTCAGCAAAAGAAGGAACTGATAAAACATACAACTCCTATGCCCATTCATCTCAAAGCCAAGATGTTGGCAAGTCAGTAGCAAAGGGTGATTCCTTCAAGGACCTGCCAAGTCCTGATAATAGGAATTGCCCTGCTGTTTCCCTCACAAGCCCGGCTAAGACCAAAATATTGCCCCCAAGAAAGGGGCGAGGATTAAAACTGGAAGCTATTGTTCAAAAAATTACATCCCCCAATATTAGGAGAAGTGTTTCTACCAACAGTGCTGAAACTGGTGCAGATACTGTCACTCTTGATGACATCCTGTCCCTTAAGAGTGGACCTGAAGGGGGAGGTGTGTCTGGACATGGACCAGAGGCtgagaagagaaaaggagagataTCATCAGATCAAGTGGGGCCAGCAAGCCAGGATACAACTGGTGAAATAACTGTTCCAAGATCTTCAGAAGAGTGGCAAAGCAGTGAGGATGATAAAACCAAGAAAGAGGTCCCTGAAACTGCCAGTATTGGTAAAGAAGGAGCAGGATCCAGTGCAGCACCACCACCTTCTCAGAAGTCAGGTGGTCAGGGAAGGTCTGATGGATCTGTAAGTGGAGGTGGATCTCTGACCTTTTCAGACTCAAAAACAATTTCCCCTTCAAGTGTGTTTACTTCTGAATCAAATCCAAAGTCTGAGGAAAAAGATGGAGATGTGACAAACATTTCACCCAAGCCAGATGGTTTCCCTCCAAAGGGATATTTTccctctggaaagaaaaaggggaggcCAATTGGGAGCGTGAACaagcagaagaagcagcagcagcagcaacaacagcagcaactgcCACcgcccccaccacccccaccagtACCTTCACAGTCTTCAGAAGGGGTAGGTGGTGGTGAGCCAAAGCCGAAGAGGCAAAGGAGGGAGAGGCGAAAACCTGCAGCGCAGCCACGGAAACGGAAGCCTAGACGTGCTGCTCCAATTGTGGAGCCTCAAGAACCAGAGATCAAGCTTAAATATGCTACCCAGTCTGTAGATAAAACTGACTCCAAGAACAAGTCCTTTTTCCCTTATATTCATGTGGTAAACAAGTGTGAATTAGGCGCTGTGTGCACAATCATTaatgcagaggaagaggagcagaacAAATTGGTGAGGGGTCGGAAAGGACAGAGGTCTTCAACACCCCCTCCTAGCAACGCAGAGAGCAAAGTGCTGCCCACCTCAACTTTCATGCTGCAGGGCCCTGTAGTAACAGAGTCTTCTGTCTTAGGGCATCTGGTTTGCTGCCTGTGTGGCAAATGGGCCAGCTATCGCAACATGGGTGACCTCTTTGGTCCTTTCTACCCCCAGGATTACGCAGCCACCTTGCCCAAGAACCCACCTCCAAAGAGGGCCACGGAAATGCAGAGCAAAGTCAAGGTACGGCACAAAAGTGCTTCTAATGGTTCCAAGACAGATAcggaagaggaggaggaacagcaacaacagaagGAACAAAGAAGCCTAGCTGCTCATCCCCGCTTTAAGAGGCGGCACCGCTCTGAGGACTGTAGCGGAGCCTCTCGGTCACTTTCAAGGGGAGCTTCTTGTAAAAAAGCAACCACTGatggtggcagtggtggtgaAAAGACTCCTTTGGACACAAAACCCTCTATGCCCACTTCAGAAGGTGGCACTGAGCTGGAGTTACAAATTCCTGAACTACCTCTTGACAGCAATGAATTTTGGGTCCATGAGGGTTGTATTCTCTGGGCCAATGGGATCTACCTGGTCTGTGGCAGGCTCTATGGGCTGCAGGAAGCTGTGGAGATTGCAAGAGAGATG AAATGTTCCCATTGCCAGGAACCGGGAGCCACCTTAGGCTGCTACAACAAAGGCTGCTCCTTCCGATACCATTACCCATGTGCCATCGATGCAG
- the TCF20 gene encoding transcription factor 20 isoform X3, protein MQSFREQSSYHGNQQSYPQEVHGSSRLEEFSPRQQAQMFQSFGGGAGSGRRGATGASTAMPGESSGHQSYQGFRKEAGEFYYMAANKDPVVSGGQQPPQRRPSGPVQSYGPPQGGSFGSQYGSEGHVGQFQTQHSTLGGVSHYQQDYTGPFSPGSAQYQQQASGQQQQVQQLRQQIYQSHQPLPQASSQSASSTSHLQPMQRPSTLPSSASGYQLRVGQFSQHYQPPSSSSSSSFPSPQRFGQSGQNYDGSYSVNSGSQYEGHAVGSNAQAYGTQSNYSFQTQPMKSFEQSKLPQSGQQGQQQQHPPQHVMQYSNAATKLSLQSQVGQYSQTEVPVRSPMQFHQNFSPISNPSPAASVVQSPSCSSTPSPLMPGGENLQCGQGNMSMGSRNRILQMMPQLSPTPSMMPSPNAHAGGFKGFGLEGLQEKRLTDPGLSSLSALSSQVANLPNTVQHMLLSDALAPQKKNSKRSSSSKKADSCTNSEGSSQAEEQLKSPLAESLDGGCSSSSEDHGERVRQLSGQSTSSDNTYKGGNLERSNSSPAQGSQNEPSKLSSSPAAREEVASPDGKEAVVAVENAPKVNEKAVGVIVSREAMTGRVEKSGGQDKPAQEDASTATQAPASASGTKEAGHTGAQAETQGGSKGSKSGDNTNHNGEGNSQPGHAVVGPNFPARTEPSKSPGSLRYSYKDSIAAGIQRNIGGFPQYPSGQEKGDFPGHSERKGRNEKFPSLLQEVLQGYHHHPDRRYSRNAQEHSGMAGSLEGAMRPNILISQTNELTNRGLLNKSMGSLLEGPHWGPWDRKSSGTASDMKQINLADYPIARKFDVESQSSAHEGGALSERRSVICDISPLRQLVRDPGPHPMGHMGPEARSGRSERLAPGLSQSVILPGGLVSMETKMKAHSGQIKEEDFEQSKSSASLNNKKTGDHCHPAGIKHESFRGNASPGAAVSDAAPDYIPQQDSRSTQMRRAPGRTGSSRGKSPSQFQDLADKLKMSPGRSRGPGTDLHHMNPHMTLSERVNRGSLHSAYPQNSEGPSLASAYHTNARPHAFGDPNQSLNSQYHYKRQIYQQQQEEYKDWASSTAQGVIAAAQHRQEGARKSPRQQQFLERVRSPLKNDKDGMMYLQGSSYHDTGSQEVGRCVMGSDSTQSKCTELKHGNQKLQHHESGWDLSRQTSPAKSSGPLGAANQKRFCPQESDGHRREESTDLPKPSNAMLRLPGQEDQSPQNPLIMRRRVRSFISPIPTKRQPQDMKNSGSEDKGRLMTSAKEGTDKTYNSYAHSSQSQDVGKSVAKGDSFKDLPSPDNRNCPAVSLTSPAKTKILPPRKGRGLKLEAIVQKITSPNIRRSVSTNSAETGADTVTLDDILSLKSGPEGGGVSGHGPEAEKRKGEISSDQVGPASQDTTGEITVPRSSEEWQSSEDDKTKKEVPETASIGKEGAGSSAAPPPSQKSGGQGRSDGSVSGGGSLTFSDSKTISPSSVFTSESNPKSEEKDGDVTNISPKPDGFPPKGYFPSGKKKGRPIGSVNKQKKQQQQQQQQQLPPPPPPPPVPSQSSEGVGGGEPKPKRQRRERRKPAAQPRKRKPRRAAPIVEPQEPEIKLKYATQSVDKTDSKNKSFFPYIHVVNKCELGAVCTIINAEEEEQNKLVRGRKGQRSSTPPPSNAESKVLPTSTFMLQGPVVTESSVLGHLVCCLCGKWASYRNMGDLFGPFYPQDYAATLPKNPPPKRATEMQSKVKVRHKSASNGSKTDTEEEEEQQQQKEQRSLAAHPRFKRRHRSEDCSGASRSLSRGASCKKATTDGGSGGEKTPLDTKPSMPTSEGGTELELQIPELPLDSNEFWVHEGCILWANGIYLVCGRLYGLQEAVEIAREMKCSHCQEPGATLGCYNKGCSFRYHYPCAIDADCLLNEENFSVRCPKHKVRLLR, encoded by the exons aTGCAGTCCTTTCGGGAGCAAAGTAGTTATCACGGAAACCAGCAGAGCTACCCGCAGGAAGTGCACGGTTCATCCCGACTGGAAGAGTTCAGCCCTCGCCAGCAGGCCCAGATGTTCCAGAGCTTtggaggaggtgctggcagTGGACGTCGTGGAGCAACAGGAGCCTCTACAGCAATGCCTGGTGAGAGCTCTGGCCATCAGAGCTACCAAGgtttcagaaaagaagcaggagaGTTTTACTATATGGCTGCCAACAAAGATCCAGTGGTGtcaggagggcagcagccacCTCAGCGCAGGCCTTCTGGACCAGTACAGAGCTATGGGCCCCCTCAAGGGGGTAGCTTTGGGAGTCAGTATGGGAGTGAGGGACATGTGGGCCAGTTTCAAACACAGCATTCAACCCTTGGGGGTGTATCACACTATCAACAGGATTATACTGGTCCTTTTTCTCCAGGGAGTGCCCAGTATCAGCAGCAGGCttctggccagcagcagcaggtgcagcaGCTGAGACAGCAGATCTATCAATCTCATCAGCCTTTACCCCAGGCTTCCAGCCAGTCTGCTTCTAGCACCTCACACTTGCAGCCAATGCAGCGTCCATCCaccctgccttcctctgcttctgggTACCAATTACGAGTGGGTCAGTTCAGCCAACACTATCAGCCACCTTCATCGTCATcatcctcctctttcccctccccgCAGCGTTTTGGCCAGTCAGGACAGAACTATGATGGAAGCTACAGTGTGAATTCTGGGTCGCAGTATGAAGGTCATGCTGTGGGTTCCAATGCACAGGCATATGGGACCCAGTCAAACTACAGCTTTCAGACTCAACCGATGAAAAGCTTCGAGCAGTCTAAGCTGCCCCAAAGTGGGCAACAggggcagcagcaacagcaccCACCTCAGCATGTAATGCAGTATTCAAATGCTGCCACCAAGCTCTCTCTTCAAAGTCAAGTGGGACAGTACAGCCAGACTGAAGTTCCTGTAAGGTCACCGATGCAGTTCCACCAAAACTTCAGTCCAATCTCTAATCCATCTCCTGCAGCATCTGTGGTTCAGTCTCCAAGCTGCAGCTCTACCCCTTCTCCACTCATGCCAGGTGGAGAAAATCTCCAGTGTGGGCAAGGCAACATGTCTATGGGTTCTAGAAACCGAATTCTGCAGATGATGCCTCAGCTTAGTCCTACGCCATCTATGATGCCAAGCCCCAATGCTCATGCAGGGGGATTCAAagggtttgggctggaaggactgcaggaaaaaaggctCACAGATccagggctgagcagcctgAGTGCTCTTAGTTCTCAAGTGGCCAATCTGCCCAATACAGTCCAGCACATGTTGCTTTCGGATGCCTTGGCacctcagaagaaaaattccaaaAGGTCATCCTCGTCAAAGAAGGCTGACAGCTGCACCAACTCAGAAGGCTCCTCTCAGGCAGAGGAGCAACTCAAGTCTCCCCTGGCAGAGTCCCTTGATGGTGGCTGTTCCAGTAGTTCAGAGGATCATGGGGAAAGGGTGAGACAGCTGAGTGGCCAAAGCACCAGCTCAGACAACACTTACAAAGGGGGTAACTTGGAGAGATCCAACTCCTCACCAGCACAAGGCTCTCAGAATGAGCCATCAAaactcagcagcagcccagcagctaGGGAAGAGGTGGCCTCCCCTGATGGGAAGGAAGCTGTAGTGGCCGTGGAAAATGCCCCAAAAGTGAATGAAAAGGCAGTTGGGGTGATTGTTTCCCGGGAAGCCATGACAGGAAGAGTAGAAAAGTCAGGCGGACAAGATAAACCTGCACAAGAAGATGCTTCCACAGCCACTCAGGCACCAGCTAGTGCTAGTGGAACGAAAGAAGCTGGGCATACAGGGGCACAGGCAGAAACTCAAGGAGGAAGTAAAGGGAGCAAAAGTGGAGATAACACTAACCACAATGGAGAGGGGAACAGCCAGCCTGGTCATGCAGTTGTTGGGCCAAATTTTCCTGCAAGAACAGAACCTTCCAAATCTCCTGGTAGTTTAAGATACAGCTACAAGGATAGTATAGCAGCTGGCATACAGAGAAATATTGGTGGCTTTCCACAGTATCCTTCTGGTCAAGAAAAAGGGGATTTTCCAGGGCACAGTGAGCGCAAAGGCCGGAATGAGAAGTTTCCTAGCCTCCTACAGGAGGTCTTACAGGGGTACCACCATCATCCAGACAGAAGGTATTCTAGGAATGCACAGGAGCATTCTGGGATGGCTGGGAGTTTAGAGGGAGCCATGAGGCCCAATATCTTAATTAGTCAAACCAATGAATTGACCAATAGAGGCCTCTTAAATAAAAGTATGGGGTCTCTCCTGGAAGGCCCTCACTGGGGTCCGTGGGATAGGAAGTCTAGCGGCACAGCTTCTGACATGAAGCAGATAAATCTAGCTGATTACCCTATTGCTAGAAAGTTTGATGTGGAGTCTCAGTCTTCTGCCCATGAAGGAGGAGCACTCTCAGAGAGGAGATCAGTGATCTGTGACATATCTCCATTAAGGCAACTTGTCAGAGATCCTGGCCCTCACCCAATGGGGCACATGGGTCCTGAGGCCAGAAGTGGAAGGAGTGAACGTCTTGCCCCTGGTTTAAGTCAGTCAGTAATACTCCCTGGTGGTTTAGTATCCATGGAAACAAAGATGAAAGCTCACAGTGGGCAAATAAAAGAAGAAGATTTTGAACAGTCAAAGAGCTCAGCTAGtctcaataataaaaaaacaggAGACCATTGTCATCCTGCTGGCATCAAGCATGAATCTTTCCGAGGCAACGCTAGCCCTGGAGCTGCAGTCTCCGATGCTGCTCCAGATTACATTccccagcaggacagcagaTCAACACAAATGAGACGAGCACCTGGCAGAACTGGAAGCAGCAGGGGTAAATCACCTTCTCAGTTTCAGGACCTTGCTGATAAGCTGAAAATGTCaccaggcagaagcagaggcCCAGGGACAGATCTGCATCACATGAACCCACACATGACACTATCTGAAAGAGTTAACAGAGGTTCCTTGCATTCTGCTTACCCTCAGAATTCAGAAGGCCCATCTTTGGCTTCAGCATATCACACAAATGCTAGGCCTCATGCTTTTGGTGACCCTAACCAGAGTTTAAATTCCCAGTATCATTACAAGAGACAGATATACCAGCAACAGCAGGAAGAATACAAAGATTGGGCaagcagcactgctcagggtgtgattgctgcagctcagcacaggcaggaaGGAGCGAGGAAGAGCCCAAGACAACAGCAGTTTCTGGAAAGAGTAAGGAGTCCCTTAAAAAATGACAAGGATGGAATGATGTACCTTCAAGGTAGCTCTTATCATGATACTGGAAGCCAGGAAGTTGGGCGCTGTGTTATGGGGAGTGACAGTACTCAGAGCAAATGCACTGAACTGAAACATGGCAACCAGAAGTTGCAGCATCACGAATCTGGTTGGGACCTCTCTCGGCAAACTTCTCCTGCCAAAAGCAGTGGCCCTCTCGGAGCAGCCAACCAAAAAAGATTTTGTCCTCAAGAAAGCGATGGGCATCGACGAGAGGAATCTACAGATCTGCCCAAGCCTAGTAACGCCATGCTCAGGCTCCCTGGCCAGGAAGACCAGTCTCCTCAAAATCCATTAATTATGAGGAGAAGAGTCCGTTCTTTCATCTCGCCCATCCCTACCAAAAGACAGCCACAGGATATGAAGAACAGTGGTAGTGAAGATAAAGGGCGACTGATGACTTCAGCAAAAGAAGGAACTGATAAAACATACAACTCCTATGCCCATTCATCTCAAAGCCAAGATGTTGGCAAGTCAGTAGCAAAGGGTGATTCCTTCAAGGACCTGCCAAGTCCTGATAATAGGAATTGCCCTGCTGTTTCCCTCACAAGCCCGGCTAAGACCAAAATATTGCCCCCAAGAAAGGGGCGAGGATTAAAACTGGAAGCTATTGTTCAAAAAATTACATCCCCCAATATTAGGAGAAGTGTTTCTACCAACAGTGCTGAAACTGGTGCAGATACTGTCACTCTTGATGACATCCTGTCCCTTAAGAGTGGACCTGAAGGGGGAGGTGTGTCTGGACATGGACCAGAGGCtgagaagagaaaaggagagataTCATCAGATCAAGTGGGGCCAGCAAGCCAGGATACAACTGGTGAAATAACTGTTCCAAGATCTTCAGAAGAGTGGCAAAGCAGTGAGGATGATAAAACCAAGAAAGAGGTCCCTGAAACTGCCAGTATTGGTAAAGAAGGAGCAGGATCCAGTGCAGCACCACCACCTTCTCAGAAGTCAGGTGGTCAGGGAAGGTCTGATGGATCTGTAAGTGGAGGTGGATCTCTGACCTTTTCAGACTCAAAAACAATTTCCCCTTCAAGTGTGTTTACTTCTGAATCAAATCCAAAGTCTGAGGAAAAAGATGGAGATGTGACAAACATTTCACCCAAGCCAGATGGTTTCCCTCCAAAGGGATATTTTccctctggaaagaaaaaggggaggcCAATTGGGAGCGTGAACaagcagaagaagcagcagcagcagcaacaacagcagcaactgcCACcgcccccaccacccccaccagtACCTTCACAGTCTTCAGAAGGGGTAGGTGGTGGTGAGCCAAAGCCGAAGAGGCAAAGGAGGGAGAGGCGAAAACCTGCAGCGCAGCCACGGAAACGGAAGCCTAGACGTGCTGCTCCAATTGTGGAGCCTCAAGAACCAGAGATCAAGCTTAAATATGCTACCCAGTCTGTAGATAAAACTGACTCCAAGAACAAGTCCTTTTTCCCTTATATTCATGTGGTAAACAAGTGTGAATTAGGCGCTGTGTGCACAATCATTaatgcagaggaagaggagcagaacAAATTGGTGAGGGGTCGGAAAGGACAGAGGTCTTCAACACCCCCTCCTAGCAACGCAGAGAGCAAAGTGCTGCCCACCTCAACTTTCATGCTGCAGGGCCCTGTAGTAACAGAGTCTTCTGTCTTAGGGCATCTGGTTTGCTGCCTGTGTGGCAAATGGGCCAGCTATCGCAACATGGGTGACCTCTTTGGTCCTTTCTACCCCCAGGATTACGCAGCCACCTTGCCCAAGAACCCACCTCCAAAGAGGGCCACGGAAATGCAGAGCAAAGTCAAGGTACGGCACAAAAGTGCTTCTAATGGTTCCAAGACAGATAcggaagaggaggaggaacagcaacaacagaagGAACAAAGAAGCCTAGCTGCTCATCCCCGCTTTAAGAGGCGGCACCGCTCTGAGGACTGTAGCGGAGCCTCTCGGTCACTTTCAAGGGGAGCTTCTTGTAAAAAAGCAACCACTGatggtggcagtggtggtgaAAAGACTCCTTTGGACACAAAACCCTCTATGCCCACTTCAGAAGGTGGCACTGAGCTGGAGTTACAAATTCCTGAACTACCTCTTGACAGCAATGAATTTTGGGTCCATGAGGGTTGTATTCTCTGGGCCAATGGGATCTACCTGGTCTGTGGCAGGCTCTATGGGCTGCAGGAAGCTGTGGAGATTGCAAGAGAGATG AAATGTTCCCATTGCCAGGAACCGGGAGCCACCTTAGGCTGCTACAACAAAGGCTGCTCCTTCCGATACCATTACCCATGTGCCATCGATGCAG